A genomic segment from Micropterus dolomieu isolate WLL.071019.BEF.003 ecotype Adirondacks linkage group LG03, ASM2129224v1, whole genome shotgun sequence encodes:
- the zgc:110410 gene encoding protein lifeguard 1 encodes MDQSNGSSSGGYGPRPPPYNHQDYGQSSYTGMSYQVGKGNVAVVSPPGTYDNMVHPDGAGGVQHDGEAPPDYSYGLEDSSFSDAAVRRGFIRKVYLTLMIQLLVTVGIICAFLYCDALRKWTWANYWFSYTMMAAVMVLIVALSCCGNLRRQVPLNFIALGLFTVAEGLMLGSVAVFFDAEAVLWAVGATALVSFALTLFAMQSKWDFTAANGSLWVFAWTLFSFALLCAILRSQYVYIVYACLGTLLFSLYLVFDTQLILGGKHRRYEVSPEEYVFAALNLYLDIVSLFLFLLQLIGLCR; translated from the exons ATGGACCAGTCTAAtggcagcagcagtggtggttatGGACCCCGTCCCCCTCCGTACAATCATCAGGATTATGGACAGAGTTCTTACACAGGGATGAGCTATCAG GTAGGGAAGGGCAACGTTGCAGTGGTCTCGCCTCCTGGCACCTATGACAACATGGTCCATCCTGACGGAGCTGGAGGCGTCCAGCATGATGGTGAAGCTCCACCTGACTACTCTTATGGCTTAGAGGATAGCAGcttcagtgatgctgctgtgcGAAGAG gtttcatAAGGAAAGTCTACTTGACCCTGATGATTCAGCTGCTTGTGACAGTCGGGATCATCTGTGCTTTTCTTTATTG CGACGCTCTCAGGAAATGGACATGGGCCAACTACTGGTTCTCCTACACCATGAT GGCGGCGGTGATGGTGCTCATCGTGGCCTTGTCCTGCTGTGGCAACCTCCGTCGTCAAGTCCCCCTCAATTTCATTGCCCTGGGCCTGTTT acTGTGGCAGAGGGCCTGATGCTTGGATCTGTGgcagt GTTCTTTGATGCCGAAGCAGTTCTGTGGGCTGTGGGGGCAACAGCGCTGGTGTCCTTCGCCTTGACTCTGTTTGCTATGCAGTCAAAG TGGGACTTCACCGCAGCAAATGGGAGCCTGTGGGTGTTTGCCTGGACCctcttttcatttgcattgcttTGTGCAATCCTGCGATCACAG TATGTTTACATCGTATACGCCTGCCTTGGAACCTTGCTCTTTTCCTTA tacTTGGTGTTTGATACCCAGCTTATCCTGGGTGGGAAACACAGGAGGTATGAAGTCTCTCCCGAGGAGTACGTGTTTGCTGCTCTCAACCTCTATTTGGACATTGTCTCcctgttcctcttcctcctgcagcTCATCGGCCTCTGCCGCTAA